In the Bacteroidota bacterium genome, ATTCATACAAATAATGATGGATATATCTTCATTTAAAAAACGACGATAGAGGGTTAAATATTCACCCTGTCCGCCACTGTGTTCAGCAATTGGTTTTAAACGATAGCTTTTAATTAATAATCCTGCACCGTAATGTACATCTGTACCATCAGATAAGGCGCCGGATGTTTCCATTTTAGTAATTAATTGGTTTCCGCCTTTTCCAAGTTTGTTATTTAAAAAATTCTTATCCCATTTGGCAAGATCTTCTGTTGAAGAAATAATTCCACTTGCACCTAAAGGGTTTGTATAGGCTTCTGCTTTTTTTGCTTTGCTATTGGTGTTATTTAATTCATAATGTGTTGAACCATCGCGCAGACTACTATTTTTTCCTTCTTCAACATAAGTATTTAACATGTTTAAAGGTGTAAAAATTGTTGTTTGCAGATATTGCGCATAACTCATTCCTGAAACCCGTTCAATAATAACTGCGAGCATCATGTATCCTGTATGCGAATAGGCAAAAGTGGTTCCCGGTGCTGCATTTAATACCGGATATTTTTTCTGCCATTCCAGCATTTCAGCAAAATTGTTCAACTCATCTTTATCTTCAGAAATTAAAGTTGCCAATTCCAAATGATCACGAATTCCTGAAGTATGATGTAATAATTGTTGAATTGTAATCGGATAACCATAATCCGGTAATTCAGGAATATATTTATGTATATCGTCGTTTAAACTTAATTTGCCGGCTTCTTCCAATAATAAAATTGCGGCACCTGTAAATTGTTTTGTAACCGAACCAATATTAAACTGACTGCTTGGAGTAATTTTCATGTTTTCACCAATGGAAGCTTTTCCGCGCTGAGCAGTATAAATTACTTCTCCCTTTTGAACAATACATAATGAGTAACCCGGTAATCTGGTGCTGTGATCAAAAGTTTCCAGTACGGAATCTATTTTTTCTTTGTTGAAAGTAACCTGCGCGTTGCCAACAAAGGCGGTCGCTAAAAATTGTATAAGTAAATAGCAATAAATAAATCGGATGCGCATGGTTAACATCATTAATTCAAAATGGTAATTGAAGTGAATAACTGCCTCAAAATTAAGCAAGTGTATTGAGATTAAACATGGTTGTCACAAATTGGCATTTTACCCTGTCACAAAATGCGCTTTACTGTGGAGTACAAAAAAAAGGCCACCTGTTAAGGCGGCCTGTATAATATTGCGTGTAAAACTTACTTAACCAGCTTTATTTTGGTCCCTGTTTTAAGGGTTTCATTCTTTTCTAAACCATTAAGCTCACGAATTTTTTCTACTGAGTTATCCGGATATTTTTGAGATATACCCCAAAGAGTATCTCCCGGTTTTACGGTGTAATAGATAACCTCTGTTGTAGGCGCTTCTTTTTCTGCAGGAGCTGCACTAATCAGTTGAATATCAGTGAGTTTTTGTTTTTCTGCCAGGGTCATTTTATTAATCATGGCATATTGCTCTTCGTTTTTGGCAGGAACTGTAATTTTCAATTTCTGTCCCGGAACAATTTTGGTTGAGCTCAGCTTATTCCATTTTTTGATATCTGCCACAGTGCAATCGAACCAATCGGATATATAACCCAGGTTGTCACCTTTTTTTACAGTATAACTCACCACAACCGGTGCATCGGGGTCTGCTATTTCTTTACTTGCTGTAGTTGTGCTTGCAGTAGCGTCACCGGTAGTTTTTGCAGTGGTAGTTGTTTTACTTGCATTAACAGCCTCAACATTTTTGGCTAAAGTTGCCAGATTTTGCGATTCTTTTTTATCTAAAGAAGCATATAACGAATCCTTATTTGCATAAAAAGTTGCCACTGATTTCATAGGTAAACGCAGCGGATAAGGATACGGAGAACCCGGAATTGTTTTTGTTTTTAACGCCGGATTATTCAACGCAATTTCATCTGCAGTCAGCCCAACATAAGGTGCTAACTGTTCGATGGTCATTTTGTGGGTAATCATGAGCGTATCCATCATGCTGAAATCGTAATCATATTTCGCCGGACGAATATTGTGTTCTTTATGATATTCAAACACATAGGTAGCGGCAATAAATGCCGGAACATAACCACGTGTTTCTTTTGGAAGGTAATTTTCAATATCCCAGAAAGTTTTATCTCCCCCACCAGCTTTACGCAATGCTTTGTTCACGTTTCCCGGTCCGCAGTTATAAGCTGCAATTGCCAGGAACCAGTCGTTATAAATTCCGTATAAATCTTCTAAATAGGCTACAGCTGCAACGGTTGCCATATAAGGATCTCGGCGCTCATCAACATAAGAATCAATTCTTAAACCCATTAATTTGCCTGTTCCGTTCATAAACTGCCACAAACCGGTTGCTCCTGCTTTAGAAACTGCATGTGTATTTAAAGCAGATTCAATAATAGCAAGATATTTCAGCTCAATAGGCATGTTTTTACGGTCGAGTTCTGCTTCAAACATGGGAAAGTAAGATTGACTTAAGCCTAACATGTTGGAAACCTGCGTGCGGCGGCGCATACAGTATAAATCGATAAAGCCCTGCACTGACTTATTGTAAGTATAAGGTATTGGTGAATTGATTTTGCTTATACGTTCAGCATATACTTCAGGTGTAAAACGCGGCGTATCGGTAGCTGCGTAACCAAGCATATCATAATCTTTCTGGTCAAAAGCCCAGGCCGGATTACTCGAAAAATATGCGTTAAAAATACTGTCTATCGCGTCGATACTTTCGTCGGTACCATTTAAGATAACGTCATTGCCCGGACCGCTAGAATTAGAGACTTGTGCTTTTGCCACACCCCATAGCAAAAGGCATAATACGGTAATTCTGATGTAGTGCATTGGTTAGATTCCCCCCTTGTTTTAAAATTTGGTCGTTGTTGTAAATGCTGTTAGGGTTATAAAACTATAAAATTAGCTAAATATTGTACCCGAGAATACAAATATCATTATCAACAGCCAAATTTTAATAATTTTTAAGAAGATGGTCTGTCACAGAAAGCAGCAGGTCTTCACTATAATAATTCCCCATAAACTGGGCGCCAAATGGCATTCCGTTGGTATGTCTAAATAAAGGGACACTAATGGCAGGTAGTCCTGTTATATTTGCCTGAACGGTAAAAATATCGGCAAGATACATTTCAATCGGGTCAGTTGTTTTTTCGCCCAGTTTAAATGCTGTACTTGGTGTGGTAGGTAATAAAATGAGGTCGTATTCGCTCAGGGTTTTAGTGGTATCATCGCGGATAATGCGGCGTACTTTCTGAGCCTTGGTATAATAAGCATCGTAATAGCCTGAACTTAATACGAAGGTTCCAAGCATGATTCGGCGTTGCACTTCTTTCCCAAAACCTTTTGAACGTGAGCGTTTGATAACACTTTCCATATCACCTGCCTCCTTATCGCGGTAACCGTAGTGAATGCCTGAAAAGCGGCTAAGGTTTGATGATGCTTCAGCGGTTGTAAGCACATAATACGTTGGCACGAGGTAATCCAGGAATTTTAAATCCTGCGCTTCAACGGTATGGCCTTCAGCTTTTAATTTTTCAATAAGTGTATACATCGCTCCACTAATTTCCGGGTCAATCTTAGGATTGTCGAGGGTTTGCGGGTAATAAGCGATTTTTAATTTTTTGTCGAGATGTAATTTTTCGGAATAAGCCGGAACCGGGTGTTGAGATGAGGTTGAATCGTTAGCATCGGCTCCTGCCATTACTTCCATCATCAAAGCCATGTCTTCTACCGTGTTGGTGATTGGTCCGATCTGGTCGAATGAAGATGCAAAAGCAATTAAACCGTATCGTGACAAGCGGCCATAGGTTGGTTTAAATCCGATATTGCCGCAAAAAGAGGCGGGCTGACGAATACTTCCGCCGGTTTCGGAGCCGAGACTAGCCATACACAAATCGGCCTGAACAGCTACGGTTGAGCCTCCTGAGCTACCACCTGAAACCCTTGTATTGTCCATATCGTTTAAAACCGGACCAAAGGCTGAGTTTTCATTTGATGAACCCATTGCGAATTCATCACAATTACATCTACCGATGATTATAGCATCTTCGGCAAGTAATCGATCAATAACGGTGGCATTATATAAAGAATGAAAATCGTCGAGCATTTTAGAAGATGCAGTGAGTTTTTTGCCTTTCATGGCAATTACATCCTTAACACCTATTACCATGCCGAACAGCTTGCCAAGTGGCTTTCCGCTCTTGAGTTTTGCATCAAGTGCATCAGCTTTTTCAAGTGATTCGTTTTCGAAAATTTCTAAAAATGCGTTGAGATGTTGTTTTTCGTGGTTGTTTTGCAGATAGTATTCTACCACTTGCCTGCAGGTAAAATCACCCGCACGCATCCCTTGCTGAACATTTTTCAGTCCAGTACGTACTATTGAACTCAAACCGGAATACATCTAAAAGAGCAAGATTTATTTCTCTTCAGATTTCTTAGGTTCGTCCATTCCCTCACGAATTTCGCGGCTTACGTTGTTTTTAGCATCGTTAAACTCACGAATACCTTTACCAACGCCACGCATTAGTTCCGGTATTTTTTTACCGCCGAATAGTAATAACACAGCAAATAAGATGATTATCCATTCCATTCCGCTTGGCATTGCTAGTAAGAGCACATTATTCATTTCCTGAACTTTTGATTTCAATACAAAGGTATAGGTTTTTTGTATCGGATGGGTAAAAATGTTTTAAAATCGGGGTGGAGGATTTGAGGGAACGCGGAACCCGGCGGGGCGGGTCGCAGATTTTTGCTGATTTAAACTGATTTTTTTGGTTGGATGTGTTTGAAGAGGGAACCTGCCTACCGGCAGGCAGGCGCGGAACCCGGCGGGGCGGGTCGCAGATTTTTGCTGATTTAAACTGATTTTTTTTTGGGGATTTGTGAAGGATGCCCGCAAGCGGGGTACACATTTTTTGGTGGATGTTATTAAGGGTGGATGATGATATTTTTGATGAGAATAATTTTAATTTTTTTCGAAAATGTGGTAAATCTGGTATGTAGGGGCGAATTGAATGCGCCCTTACATACCGGATTTACGTTTGGTTAGGAAGGATTTTATTCGTCGAGGTAGTTGATGTCCATTTGCCAGCCGCAGCTGATGCTTATTACTGAAGGTTCACGGTTGATGGTGTGGAGTAGGTCGATGTAGGATTTATCGTAAAGGGTTGATTTAATTTTGAATTCATAATAATTTCCTGAGCCCATTATTGGGAAGAGTTTTGCATCATATTTATCGGCAATTGTTTTTATAGAATCATATGTAAGGTACGGACTTACAATTATTGTTGCTGTTTTTTCCGGATATGCCATCTTACCGCTGCCATTAAAAAATGCTGCCTGTGATAAACTACCGATGGATGATTCATTAATTAAATTTTTTATTGTTTGTTGCAATTTTTGTGGGTTTGTTTCTAAAAGTGTGATTACAATCTGCTGCGGATAATATTTAAAACTTTGAAATAAAACATTAGGATATTTTGATTGTAAATATTTTACTTCAATTTCAATACTGCCCGGTTTTGTTTTACTATAAAAAAAGACATCCCAATTAATTAAATATTCATTGTTAACCCAGGTAATCGGTATTCGTATGCCGTTTTGTTCAACATAATCTTCATTTTGTTTAATTAAATAATAAGTAAAATAGGCCTCACTACCGTTTGCCCATTGAATAAATTTTGCATCAACATGTGCGCTGTCACAAATAATTTGAATACTGTCTGCATCCATCGGAACAAATAAAATTAAATTGTTTCCACTTTTTTCAAAATCAGCTGTAATCCATTCTGTTTTAGTTTTAATATGAATGGAAATTGTTTTACTTAATCGTTCAGGGTTTCCAATTGTAACAGTTAGTTTTTTATTGTAGTTGGTTGACAGTTGGGGAAAACCATTTTCATCCCAATTACGCCATACACCTGACTTTTGGCCATTTTTTGCATTAATTAATCCGTATGACTTAGGTATACCTGAATCATATACCTCCAATACCATTCGTGTATTTGATAAGGTATCTTTTTTCGACTCATACCGGATAATTTTACCGGTTTGTTGATCCCGAACTTCAGTGCCCGGCGCTGCTACAAAATAGGAAAACCCTTTTATTTCTCCGGATTTATCACCGTAATAGACATAAGTATTTCTTTCTATTAAATAAACTGTTTCCGGAAACGGCGTTAGCCATTCGTTATAGGTTAAATAAACTTTAGATTGCGGCGCAATTTTATCCGGTAAAGAAAATGTTGATTTACTGTAACTGTGCGATAAGGAAAGATTTAGTGTGTCCGGGCAATTGTTAAATAAAGAAAAACTATCGGTATAGGTATAATATTTGTCGTTAGAGGGCAATTGTAAAACCGGTAAAAAACCATTCGACCGTTTAGCCCATGTGATACATTCTTTTTGGTAAGTATATTTAAAAGGTGGTAATAAAAATTCAATTTTTCGCTCCGTAAAAATCCATTCACCATTTTCCAATTTATAATGATCGTAGTATTTTTCCTTGTGGTTTTGACTGATTTCGTACTTAGTTATGAGCGGGTTGTTTTCTTTTAATACAACATTATTGCTATTGCTCAAAACCGAGTCATAAATATATTTTTGCTGATCACTGTCAAAAATATAATAACAGAAATTGGTGGAGCGGATTTGATTTTTTTCATCTGTTACTTTGGCCGTCATAATTCTAAAATCAGAAACGCCTTCAGGGTTGTCGTTATAAAAATCTCCTGTTTCAATGTTTTGTTTAAAATAATTCGCGGGAAAAGGTAAAGTTCCTGTTATAGGTATTTTCTGAATTACAGCCAATGTGTTTTTATCATGCACTCTTACCTGATATACCTGCAATACGGTGTCACCAACGCTTTCATCAAATTTTTTGCTGTAATCAAACTTTAAATAGGTGTTTTTGATGGGATATTGCGGTAGTGGAAGGGGTTTTCTGACCGCTATGTCAATTGTGAAGGGATCAAACAAGGTTCCATCATCAAAACGAATGTCTGTGATTGTTTCACGGTCAAGGTTATTATTACAAATGTCTACCGATTTGGAATAGGGCATGTAAACATAAATGGAATCCCTTGTTTTTTTATTAATGATTAATGCCTGATATAAGAGCTCAGGCTTATCACCTTTTTGTGTTGGTATTTTACAGGTATACCAGTTGTTATTTAATTTGGGATAATAGTTTTGTGTTTCATAAGGATTTTTTTGATTGCGAGCGTTTTGGGGTGTATTTCGTTTAATTTTTCGCGGGGTTAAGTCCTGAGTATTGGAACTGTAAACCGATACATTTTCATACCAGTAAGGCAAACTATCTTCATTAACCAGAAATACATCAAACTTACCGTCATCTATTGATTCACCATTATTTACAATATTGATAATAAATAAATGGCTGTTATATTCCATACAACCACCCTGTCCATATCCATTGTTGGCCAGTAAGCATACAAAAAGGAAGAAAAATAGTTGCTTTAAAAACATATATGCGGTGCTTGCTTTAAGGATGCAACACATCAGTAATTTCCATAAGTAGCGCTGAGTTAAGCTGCTGCCAGGGCAACATATTCATTGATAATGCGCTCTAATTCTTTTTTGCTGGAGTTAATTTCATCAGCATCTTTGAAGTATATAATTCTGCGATCAGGAAAATCACCTTCCAGTAAATCTGATTTTAATTTTGTGCAGGTAACATGATGTAAAATCAATAAAATTGTATTGTCAGATTTTACATTAAACGTGAGTAAATCAACATTGGTAAAGTAACTTGGCGCATTCCATTTAATACGTTCTTTTAAATTGCTATTTGCATTTTTTATAATGCTGCGCAATAATTCTATTTCAGTTTTCAGAGGATGTACCAATTCCAGCATGAATTTTTCAACTTGCTCTTCGTTAGAAAGTTTAGGTGTTTTTGACTTTGGCATGTGGTAAAGATAAATAATTTGGATGAAAAGTAAAAGTGCCAAATCGTCGCAAAACTTTATTCTTGTAAAACAAGTGATTTTGAAATATAATAAGTGTTATCAATTACTAATGTGACAATTAAATTTTGTAAGGTAAATGATTTATCCAATACAACGTTGTAAACAACATCGCCCGGCTGAGTAATTTCAATTTGATTTGATTGTAATAGCGCGCCGGAATTATTTGTTATAAAATACCGTGCAGCTACCTTAGATGTTACATTAAACTTTATTGTAAATGCGGCTGTGGTGGGATTTGGAAAAATTTCCATGGTATAGGGATTCGGAACATGAATGGTTTTTATTGTGTTAGGTGCGGCAGGAAATAATTTAACAATATAAATGTTTTTATCCGCAGCAGTGCGATTTGTTTGATTCATACTAAATGGGTTTTTTGTCGGGCTGCTGATTCCCCCTAAAATATATCCAATTGTGATTGTATCCCCTTCAAAAAGTGTTTCTTTCAATATTTCTGAATGTTTCGACGACAAATTGTAATTGGGTAAAAATTCAGAACTACTTCCTTTGAATCCAGGCATACCCCCAGGGATATAAAATTCAACCAGGTTTCCGGTATTATCGCGTGTTATTCCACTTATTGTATTTACAAACGGAACAAGGTCATCCTGATATAATGCGCCATCAACATAATAGTATTGACTAATTCCACCAAAAAACAACGAAGTCATTTTATTTTCGAGACTATCATAAATATTGGCGTGTGCAGTATGATAATTGTTTAAATACTGGTTAAATGTAGTTCTGGCAACATAATCACTTCCGGATATTTCAACCGGATATAAAAATGGCAAATCAACATATTTTTGGAATACACCCGAGGAAATAACCAAACCTTCATTTCCATCCGGGAAAATATGTGATAAAAGATTGAAGTCGCGGCGATGTAAATGAATTGGGTCTGTTATTTTTTGATAATTCGCAAACGATAATTCCATGCCGTTGTTGTTGATTGTAAATTTTTGAATGGCATCGGTATAGGTTTGAACATAGGTGGGATGTCCCATTGGATTGTATTCGCCATCAAACCGCTGTCCGCCAACTAAATAATATAATTCGTTAAGTTTTGACAGTTCACCGCCGGTAACCGCGAAAATTGGATCCGTAATTTGTTTGAAAAACGGTGTAATATCAGTGTTATTGACAATGGCGTTTATTAAGCCTGATACGTTTATTGTAGTTAAATTTGGAAAGGTTTTATGTGTAGCGGCGCTTTGTGAATAACAGTAACCACCAATTAACACTAGTGTATCGGCATCCTGATAAAAGTTCATGTTGCTTGATTGCAATTGTTCATTAATTGATGTCGGCAAACTATTTAATTCGGCAGACCATACTTGTTGATTTTCAATATCAACGACGTAAATTTCCGTATTGTTTTCAGATTCGGGAAAGGAAGCAAATGGTTGTCTGGGGTGTAAACCATCTGTTCGACCACCGATAATGAGCCATTTTCCTTCATGTTCAGCAAAAGCAAATGAATGTATACCAGGCAATCCGCTTAATTGAATAGAATCAATTTTAACACTGTATTTAAAGGGTTCTTGGGCTTTTGTTTCTATAACTTTTATAAAAAGTGCAAAACAGAATGCTATAAAATATTTCATTGAAAATAATTTCTACAAAAATATTTTTATTTTAATGCGCAGTCTGTTACTTAAGTCACTTATTTATACCTTGCAGCAATAAAAGCAGATGATTTATGTTTTAACTTAAATTTTGATATAAATTATATCAATGCCTACAGCAAATAATTTTTAATACTAGGTATTATTGATTTTTTATTAATGCTAAAGCTTTTTCTAAAATAACATCTCTCCCTTCAACTAAATCCTGAATTGTTGGATGTATGCTATAATCGGGAATTAACCCATGTCCCGTATTTTTATCTTCCTCGTTTATTGAAAACCGTAGTGTAGGGAGTTCAACACGTAATTTAGTTTCAGGTAGGATAATGGTTTTTACCAGGCCGTTTAAGCTGTAAATGCTGCCACCACTTTCTTCCCCAACAAAAATAGCGCGGTTGTGTCTTTTTAAGGTAGAAGCAAAT is a window encoding:
- a CDS encoding beta-lactamase family protein, whose translation is MRIRFIYCYLLIQFLATAFVGNAQVTFNKEKIDSVLETFDHSTRLPGYSLCIVQKGEVIYTAQRGKASIGENMKITPSSQFNIGSVTKQFTGAAILLLEEAGKLSLNDDIHKYIPELPDYGYPITIQQLLHHTSGIRDHLELATLISEDKDELNNFAEMLEWQKKYPVLNAAPGTTFAYSHTGYMMLAVIIERVSGMSYAQYLQTTIFTPLNMLNTYVEEGKNSSLRDGSTHYELNNTNSKAKKAEAYTNPLGASGIISSTEDLAKWDKNFLNNKLGKGGNQLITKMETSGALSDGTDVHYGAGLLIKSYRLKPIAEHSGGQGEYLTLYRRFLNEDISIIICMNSYLISPFDICDAISNNMLSFKEQHWLVQKSLADSTLQKLEGVYAAENNLVRYVYRQKGKLYIARIFDEDTTAYALNYTGATTNGGYAFVDTIGSSVVFQINGNKIEGLHWDGGTYFMCNRYYAKENTVTPPRITSFAGKYYCAALDKKVRIQYFSKKDELTIHPFPFISYNLIPKGGSIYVVEDQPYIVNFNKNELTIGNDWIYNIKYIKKVKPKKEKKEKPEKEKKGLFGWFK
- a CDS encoding transglycosylase SLT domain-containing protein, which translates into the protein MHYIRITVLCLLLWGVAKAQVSNSSGPGNDVILNGTDESIDAIDSIFNAYFSSNPAWAFDQKDYDMLGYAATDTPRFTPEVYAERISKINSPIPYTYNKSVQGFIDLYCMRRRTQVSNMLGLSQSYFPMFEAELDRKNMPIELKYLAIIESALNTHAVSKAGATGLWQFMNGTGKLMGLRIDSYVDERRDPYMATVAAVAYLEDLYGIYNDWFLAIAAYNCGPGNVNKALRKAGGGDKTFWDIENYLPKETRGYVPAFIAATYVFEYHKEHNIRPAKYDYDFSMMDTLMITHKMTIEQLAPYVGLTADEIALNNPALKTKTIPGSPYPYPLRLPMKSVATFYANKDSLYASLDKKESQNLATLAKNVEAVNASKTTTTAKTTGDATASTTTASKEIADPDAPVVVSYTVKKGDNLGYISDWFDCTVADIKKWNKLSSTKIVPGQKLKITVPAKNEEQYAMINKMTLAEKQKLTDIQLISAAPAEKEAPTTEVIYYTVKPGDTLWGISQKYPDNSVEKIRELNGLEKNETLKTGTKIKLVK
- a CDS encoding twin-arginine translocase TatA/TatE family subunit, yielding MNNVLLLAMPSGMEWIIILFAVLLLFGGKKIPELMRGVGKGIREFNDAKNNVSREIREGMDEPKKSEEK
- the gatA gene encoding Asp-tRNA(Asn)/Glu-tRNA(Gln) amidotransferase subunit GatA — protein: MYSGLSSIVRTGLKNVQQGMRAGDFTCRQVVEYYLQNNHEKQHLNAFLEIFENESLEKADALDAKLKSGKPLGKLFGMVIGVKDVIAMKGKKLTASSKMLDDFHSLYNATVIDRLLAEDAIIIGRCNCDEFAMGSSNENSAFGPVLNDMDNTRVSGGSSGGSTVAVQADLCMASLGSETGGSIRQPASFCGNIGFKPTYGRLSRYGLIAFASSFDQIGPITNTVEDMALMMEVMAGADANDSTSSQHPVPAYSEKLHLDKKLKIAYYPQTLDNPKIDPEISGAMYTLIEKLKAEGHTVEAQDLKFLDYLVPTYYVLTTAEASSNLSRFSGIHYGYRDKEAGDMESVIKRSRSKGFGKEVQRRIMLGTFVLSSGYYDAYYTKAQKVRRIIRDDTTKTLSEYDLILLPTTPSTAFKLGEKTTDPIEMYLADIFTVQANITGLPAISVPLFRHTNGMPFGAQFMGNYYSEDLLLSVTDHLLKNY
- a CDS encoding DUF1801 domain-containing protein gives rise to the protein MPKSKTPKLSNEEQVEKFMLELVHPLKTEIELLRSIIKNANSNLKERIKWNAPSYFTNVDLLTFNVKSDNTILLILHHVTCTKLKSDLLEGDFPDRRIIYFKDADEINSSKKELERIINEYVALAAA